One window from the genome of Sphaerotilus microaerophilus encodes:
- a CDS encoding AsmA family protein: protein MTLTRKLLLALAALLLVLVAALAWLVATFDANRYKGVAVDWMLAHHQRTLAIGDVQLRVFPRLQVELRDVSLSEVMPPPQQPQQPQQPPQRFATLASARLAVQWLPLLRQQLVVDEVQAQGLSMRYARDAQGRSNLDDLLRPAAPPQPAEPPGGRALRFDIGAIRLEQVSVDLDDRQARLRGQARLERLTTGRLAPGQPTPVNLVAQAQFSEPAVQAQVEAAMRLRLDFGDAAQPTLQVLAEAPVITFSLRAGALQLQDSRLGLQRFDFQPASQRLTLDQLAVQLQGALHSPGQAPQPLKLALNWPNLAVQGQQLQGSPLNGSFSLQGPAALEGTLSSGAPSGSFEALQVPALQLALGAATQGAGASRVRGTVRADLTARLPASEFTLAHLAIDATVQNPALQPLKVSARGQVSAAPTRVQWQLGGQMNAQAFDTDGQLAVGGPRPRLQAQARFGELDLDALLPPRPAGSASSSAGAGGPAAATADTPIDLSGLRALDAQVKLQAGTLRYRPYVLKDLSATAELDNGRLQIAPLRLRTWDGTLDARVTTHAGAAPAQQRVTVQAAAQDILIQALLQDVAQKDLLEGRGRLTLDLATGGASVDAFKRALDGSAALQLRDGAIKGINLAQRLREVKAALSRKQDAVEAAQRSEKTDFSELSASFQIHDGVAENRDLSLKSPFLRLGGEGRIDLPGSRLDYTARTTLASTSKGQGGAELDALKGLTVPVRLTGPFDAPAWHIRWSEVAVGAAGNLVKDQLQQKLEAKAADKLGLRASDAASTPLKAQVREAAKDRAREAVKERLKGLLGH from the coding sequence ATGACCCTGACCCGCAAGCTCCTCCTAGCCCTCGCCGCCCTGCTGCTGGTGCTCGTCGCCGCGCTAGCTTGGCTGGTCGCCACCTTCGACGCCAACCGCTACAAGGGCGTGGCGGTCGACTGGATGCTCGCGCACCACCAGCGCACGCTGGCGATCGGCGACGTGCAGCTGCGCGTCTTCCCCCGCCTGCAGGTGGAGCTGCGCGACGTGAGCCTGTCCGAGGTGATGCCCCCTCCTCAGCAACCTCAGCAGCCGCAGCAGCCCCCGCAGCGCTTTGCCACGCTGGCCTCGGCCCGGCTGGCGGTGCAGTGGCTGCCGCTGCTGAGGCAGCAACTGGTGGTCGACGAGGTGCAGGCGCAGGGCCTGTCGATGCGCTACGCCCGCGACGCGCAGGGCCGCAGCAACCTCGACGACCTGCTGCGCCCGGCGGCCCCACCGCAGCCCGCCGAGCCGCCGGGCGGGCGGGCGCTGCGCTTCGACATCGGCGCGATCCGGCTCGAACAGGTGAGCGTGGACCTCGATGACCGCCAAGCCCGGCTGCGCGGCCAGGCCCGGCTGGAGCGGCTGACCACCGGCCGGCTCGCCCCCGGCCAGCCCACGCCGGTGAACCTCGTCGCCCAGGCGCAGTTCAGCGAGCCGGCGGTGCAGGCGCAGGTGGAGGCGGCCATGCGGCTGCGGCTCGACTTTGGCGATGCCGCGCAGCCCACGCTGCAGGTGCTGGCCGAGGCGCCGGTGATCACCTTCAGCCTGCGCGCCGGCGCCCTGCAGCTGCAGGACAGCAGGCTGGGGTTGCAGCGCTTCGATTTCCAGCCCGCCAGCCAGCGCCTCACGCTCGACCAGCTGGCCGTGCAGCTGCAGGGGGCCCTCCACTCGCCCGGCCAGGCGCCGCAGCCGCTGAAGCTGGCGCTCAACTGGCCGAACCTCGCGGTGCAGGGCCAGCAGCTGCAAGGCTCGCCGCTCAACGGCAGCTTCTCGCTGCAGGGCCCGGCCGCGCTGGAGGGCACGCTCAGCTCCGGCGCCCCCAGCGGCAGCTTCGAGGCCCTGCAGGTACCCGCCCTCCAGCTCGCGCTCGGCGCCGCCACCCAGGGCGCGGGCGCCTCGCGGGTGAGGGGCACGGTGCGGGCCGACCTCACCGCCCGCCTGCCGGCCAGCGAGTTCACGCTGGCCCACCTGGCCATTGACGCCACGGTGCAGAACCCGGCCCTGCAGCCGCTGAAGGTCAGCGCCCGCGGGCAGGTGAGCGCGGCCCCCACCCGCGTGCAGTGGCAGCTCGGCGGGCAGATGAACGCCCAGGCCTTCGACACCGACGGCCAGCTCGCCGTCGGTGGCCCGCGGCCGCGCCTGCAGGCCCAGGCCCGCTTCGGCGAGCTGGACCTGGACGCGCTGCTGCCGCCCCGCCCGGCGGGCTCGGCCTCATCCTCTGCAGGGGCCGGCGGGCCTGCCGCCGCCACGGCCGACACGCCGATCGACCTCTCCGGCCTGCGCGCCCTCGACGCGCAGGTGAAGCTGCAGGCCGGCACGCTGCGTTACCGGCCCTATGTGCTGAAGGACCTCAGCGCCACTGCCGAGCTGGACAACGGCCGGCTGCAGATCGCCCCGCTGCGCCTGCGCACCTGGGACGGCACGCTGGACGCCCGCGTGACCACCCACGCCGGGGCCGCACCTGCGCAGCAGCGCGTCACCGTGCAGGCCGCAGCGCAGGACATCCTGATCCAGGCGCTGCTGCAGGACGTGGCCCAGAAGGACCTGCTCGAAGGCCGCGGGCGGCTGACGCTGGACCTGGCCACCGGCGGCGCCAGCGTCGACGCCTTCAAGCGTGCGCTGGACGGCAGCGCCGCGCTGCAGCTGCGCGATGGCGCCATCAAGGGCATCAACCTCGCCCAGCGCCTGCGCGAGGTGAAGGCGGCCCTGAGCCGCAAGCAGGACGCAGTGGAGGCGGCACAGCGCAGCGAGAAGACCGACTTCTCCGAGCTGTCGGCCAGCTTCCAGATCCACGACGGCGTGGCCGAGAACCGCGACCTGAGCCTGAAAAGCCCCTTCCTGCGCCTGGGCGGCGAGGGCCGCATCGACCTGCCCGGCAGCCGGCTCGACTACACCGCCCGCACCACCCTCGCCAGCACCAGCAAGGGCCAGGGCGGCGCCGAGTTGGACGCGCTCAAGGGCCTGACCGTGCCGGTGCGCCTGACCGGCCCCTTCGACGCGCCGGCCTGGCACATCCGCTGGTCCGAAGTGGCGGTGGGCGCGGCCGGCAACCTGGTCAAGGACCAGCTGCAGCAAAAGCTGGAAGCCAAGGCGGCCGACAAACTCGGCCTGCGCGCCAGCGACGCGGCCTCCACCCCGCTGAAGGCGCAGGTGCGCGAAGCCGCCAAGGACCGGGCGCGCGAGGCGGTGAAGGAGCGGCTGAAGGGACTGCTGGGGCACTGA
- the urtE gene encoding urea ABC transporter ATP-binding subunit UrtE, translated as MLKVDGLNQYYGGSHILRGLGFEAQLGEVTVVLGRNGVGKTTLLKSLMGVVPIKTGSIALDGQDISRDVPYERVRKGVGYVPQGREIFGRLTVEENLRMGLAYKSGSTPIPAELFELFPILKQFLHRRGGDLSGGQQQQLAIARALAAGPKLLILDEPTEGIQPSIIKDIGRVIRMLADRKTMAIVLVEQYYDFAAELADQYLVMERGEIIARGRGHEMEANGVRGLMSI; from the coding sequence ATGCTCAAAGTTGACGGACTCAACCAGTACTACGGCGGCAGCCACATCCTGCGCGGCCTGGGCTTCGAGGCCCAGCTCGGTGAGGTCACCGTCGTGCTCGGCCGCAACGGCGTGGGCAAGACCACCCTGCTCAAGAGCCTGATGGGCGTGGTGCCCATCAAGACCGGCAGCATCGCGCTGGATGGGCAGGACATCAGCCGCGATGTTCCCTACGAGCGCGTGCGCAAGGGCGTGGGCTACGTGCCGCAGGGCCGTGAGATCTTCGGCCGCCTGACGGTGGAAGAAAACCTGCGCATGGGCCTGGCCTACAAGAGCGGCTCCACGCCCATCCCGGCCGAGCTGTTCGAGCTCTTCCCCATCCTCAAGCAGTTCCTGCACCGCCGCGGCGGCGACCTGTCCGGTGGCCAGCAGCAGCAGCTGGCCATCGCGCGGGCACTGGCCGCCGGCCCCAAGCTGCTGATCCTGGACGAGCCCACCGAGGGCATCCAGCCCAGCATCATCAAGGACATCGGCCGGGTGATCCGCATGCTGGCGGACCGCAAGACGATGGCCATCGTGCTGGTCGAGCAGTACTACGACTTCGCCGCCGAACTGGCCGACCAGTACCTCGTGATGGAGCGCGGCGAGATCATCGCCCGTGGGCGCGGCCACGAGATGGAGGCCAATGGGGTGCGGGGGTTGATGTCGATTTGA
- the urtD gene encoding urea ABC transporter ATP-binding protein UrtD, which produces MTPELMQAGTRLKIEHEARLAASTGKTESGGRSASYGRLVQHGEPDFTQGVALYLDDITVSFDGFKALNALSLTINVGELRCIIGPNGAGKTTMMDVITGKTRPDAGRASFGSTIDLLRLRENEIATIGIGRKFQKPTVYEELSVFENLELALAADRRARASLFHRLSGQQLDRIGEILTLIHLKPSAQRTAGLLSHGQKQWLEIGMLLMQDPKLLLLDEPVAGMTDEETERTAELFLSLEGRHSLVVVEHDMKFVDQLTEGRKTVTVLHEGSVLAEGKLSEVQANDKVVEVYLGR; this is translated from the coding sequence ATGACACCCGAACTGATGCAGGCCGGCACCCGGCTGAAGATCGAGCACGAGGCCCGCCTCGCAGCCTCCACCGGCAAGACCGAATCGGGCGGGCGCTCGGCCTCCTATGGCCGGCTGGTCCAGCACGGCGAGCCGGATTTCACCCAGGGCGTGGCGCTGTACCTGGACGACATCACCGTCAGCTTCGACGGCTTCAAGGCCCTCAACGCGCTGAGCCTGACCATCAACGTGGGTGAGCTGCGCTGCATCATCGGCCCCAACGGTGCGGGCAAGACCACGATGATGGACGTCATCACCGGCAAGACCCGTCCGGACGCCGGACGCGCCAGCTTCGGCTCCACCATCGACCTGCTGCGCCTGCGCGAAAACGAGATCGCCACCATCGGCATCGGCCGCAAGTTCCAGAAGCCCACGGTCTATGAGGAGCTCAGCGTCTTCGAAAACCTGGAGCTGGCCCTGGCCGCCGACCGGCGCGCGCGCGCCAGCCTGTTCCACCGCCTGAGCGGGCAGCAGCTGGACCGCATCGGCGAGATCCTCACCCTCATCCACCTCAAGCCCTCGGCCCAGCGCACCGCCGGCCTGCTCAGCCACGGCCAGAAGCAGTGGCTGGAGATCGGCATGCTGCTGATGCAGGACCCCAAGCTGCTGCTGCTCGACGAGCCCGTGGCCGGCATGACCGACGAGGAGACCGAGCGCACCGCCGAGCTCTTCCTGAGCCTGGAAGGCCGTCACTCGCTGGTGGTGGTCGAGCACGACATGAAGTTCGTCGACCAGCTCACCGAAGGCCGCAAGACCGTCACCGTGCTGCACGAGGGCAGCGTGCTGGCCGAAGGCAAGCTCAGCGAGGTGCAGGCCAACGACAAGGTGGTTGAGGTCTACCTTGGTCGATGA
- the urtC gene encoding urea ABC transporter permease subunit UrtC, protein MGAVLNSSSDFSLQPRRGLLLGLKGWTGVVAALITVAVLVPVLNLLVPAGSALHLGDYYVALVGKIMCYAICALAMDLIWGYTGILSLGHGLFFALGGYGMGMYLMRQIGTDGQYRSQLPDFMVFLNWKELPWTWTLSDSFIAQMLLVILVPGLLAFVFGYFAFRSRIKGVYFSIITQALTYAAMLLFFRNETGFGGNNGFTDFKRILSIPIAQPSTRMVLFVLTGLTLIGFFLMARAIVNSKYGRVLQAIRDAESRVMFTGYDPIAYKLSIWTLSAVMCAIAGALYVPQVGIINPGEMSPAASIEIAIWAAVGGRGTLIGPIVGAFFVNGAKSWFTQVFPEFWLYFLGALFIAVTLFLPNGIVGLVGKLTGRSKKDVKEVRA, encoded by the coding sequence ATGGGTGCCGTCTTGAACTCCTCTTCCGACTTCTCGCTGCAGCCGCGCCGCGGCCTGCTGCTGGGCCTCAAGGGCTGGACTGGCGTGGTCGCCGCGCTGATCACCGTGGCGGTGCTGGTGCCGGTGCTGAACCTGCTGGTGCCCGCGGGCTCCGCGCTGCACCTGGGCGACTACTACGTCGCGCTGGTCGGCAAGATCATGTGCTACGCCATCTGCGCGCTGGCGATGGACCTGATCTGGGGCTACACCGGCATCCTCAGCCTGGGCCACGGCCTGTTCTTCGCGCTGGGCGGGTACGGCATGGGCATGTACCTGATGCGCCAGATCGGCACCGACGGCCAGTACCGCTCGCAGCTGCCGGACTTCATGGTCTTCCTGAACTGGAAGGAACTGCCCTGGACCTGGACGCTGTCCGACAGCTTCATCGCCCAGATGCTGCTGGTGATCCTGGTGCCCGGCCTGCTGGCCTTCGTGTTCGGCTACTTTGCCTTCCGTTCGCGCATCAAGGGCGTGTACTTCTCCATCATCACCCAGGCGTTGACCTATGCAGCGATGCTGCTGTTCTTCCGCAACGAGACCGGCTTTGGCGGCAACAACGGCTTCACCGACTTCAAGCGCATCCTCAGCATCCCGATCGCCCAGCCCTCCACCCGCATGGTGTTGTTCGTGCTGACCGGGTTGACGCTGATCGGCTTCTTCCTGATGGCGCGCGCGATCGTCAACAGCAAGTACGGCCGCGTTCTCCAGGCCATCCGCGACGCCGAGAGCCGCGTGATGTTCACCGGCTACGACCCCATCGCCTACAAGCTCAGTATCTGGACGCTCAGCGCGGTGATGTGCGCCATCGCCGGGGCTCTGTACGTGCCGCAGGTGGGCATCATCAACCCGGGTGAGATGAGCCCGGCCGCCAGCATCGAGATCGCCATCTGGGCGGCGGTGGGCGGGCGCGGCACACTGATCGGGCCGATCGTCGGCGCCTTCTTCGTCAACGGTGCCAAGAGCTGGTTCACCCAGGTGTTCCCGGAGTTCTGGCTGTACTTCCTGGGCGCGCTGTTCATCGCCGTCACGCTGTTCCTGCCGAACGGCATCGTCGGCCTGGTCGGCAAACTCACCGGCCGCAGCAAGAAGGATGTGAAGGAGGTGCGCGCATGA